Part of the Sphingobium sp. SCG-1 genome, CGCTTAATGATCGGTTTATGACGGTCGTAACGTAATAACGAGCAAATAGAAGACTTGTCGATAGAGACCGTAGCGCTCCCTAGGAAATCTTGATGTCTAATAAAACACTACGTAACTTCATAAACGGGACCTTTGTCGACCACTCAGGCCAAAGCTGCTTTGATAATCGTAACCCTATTGATAACAGCCTTATCAGCAGGGTTGCTGAGGCCAGTGCAGCCGATGTGGACTCCGCGGTCGCAGCAGCGCGCGCGGGACTGCTTGGCCCTTGGGGAAAGATGTCCGTTGATGAACGCGCCGGGCTATTGCACCGAGTCGCGGACGGAGTGATCGCCCGCTTTGACGAATTTCTCGCGGCAGAGTGCGCCGATACTGGCAAACCCTACAGCCTTGCTCGACATATCGACATTCCCCGTGGCGCCGCCAACTTCAAGATATTCGCCGACCTTGTCAAAAATGTTGCAACGGAATCCTTCCAGATGGGCACGCCGGACGGAGCGGGCGCTATCAACTATGCGATCCGCAAGCCCCGCGGTGTGATCGGAGTCATATCTCCTTGGAACCTGCCTCTTTTGCTGATGACCTGGAAAGTCGGGCCAGCATTGGCCTGCGGTAATACCGTCATTGTCAAGCCGTCTGAGGAAACGCCGACAACAGCGAACCTCCTTGCTGAAGTGATGAATGAGGCCGGCATACCTGATGGCGTATACAACGTCCTCAACGGCTTTGGCCCGAATAGCGCCGGCGAATTTCTGACGCGCCATCATGGCGTCGATGCGGTGACGTTCACCGGAGAAACCCGTACTGGCGCTGCAATCATGAAAGCGGGAGCCGATCGCGTCAGACCTGTTAGCTTCGAGCTCGGAGGAAAGAATCCGGCCATTGTGTTTGCCGACTGCGATCTCGAGAAAGCCATCGAAGGAACTATGCGGTCGGTGTTCGCCAATTGTGGGCAGGTGTGTCTCGGAACCGAGCGCGTATTCGTCGAGCGGCAGATTTTTGATATTTTCGTCGAACGGCTACGCGCTGGCGCCGAGGCGCTCAGGCCGGGGGTCCCTAATGATCCAGATGCCAACATGGGTCCGTTGATCAGCCTCGAGCACCGCGACAAGGTTCTTTCCTATTATGAAAAAGCCAAAGCGCTCGGTGCGATCGTCGTGACCGGCGGCGGCGTACCCGATATGCCCAAAGCGCTGAGAGAAGGTGCGTGGGTCGAGCCGACAATCTGGACCGGTCTCGCGGACGATAGCATTATCATGCGGGAGGAGATTTTCGGTCCGTGTTGTCACATAAGCCCGTTCGACGATGAGAACGAGGTCGTCCGCCGGGCTAATGACACCGAATATGGTCTGGCTTGTTCGATTTGGACAGAGAATACCAGTCGAGCTCACCGCGTTGCTGGAAAAATGGATGTTGGCCTGGTTTGGGTCAATTCTTGGTTTTTACGTGATTTGCGCACCCCATTTGGCGGCTCGAAAATGTCCGGGATCGGCCGCGAAGGAGGTGTTCATAGCCTCGAGTTTTATACTGAGCTCACAAACATATGCGTGAAACTATGAGGGACGATATGGTCGACAGTAAAGCAATTGAGACTGCCGCCGGGGCACTGCGAGCCGCCTATGGCGGCGCTTTTATTGCGCCGCTTCGTGATAGTGTGGGAAGCAATGACCCAGCCGTTGCCTACGCTATTCAGGAGCACAATACGAAGCACTGGATATCGGAGGGGCGGCGGTTGGTCGGGCGCAAGATCGGTGCAACTTCGGTTGCCGTTCAGACAATGCTCGGGCTCGATCAGCCCGATTATGGCATGCTCTTTGCCGATATGGCTTTTTCCGATGGTGAGGAAATACCGGTCGCACGCGTTCAACAACCGAAAGTTGAAGGCGAAATTGCTTTTGCGATAGGGGAGGACCTGGACTCGGACCAGCTCAACATTGCAGACATAATAGGGGCAATCGACTACGCAGTTGCGGCGATCGAGATCGTTGGGAGCAGAATTGACAAATGGGACATAAAGATCCTCGATACGATAGCTGACAATGCAAGTGCCGGGCTGTATGTGCTTGGCTCGCAGCCACGCAGACTCTCGGAGTTCGATCCAATCCTGTGCGGTATGGTTATCGAACGTAATGGGGAGCCTATTTCAACCGGTGCCGGCATCGCCTGCCTCGGCAACCCTCTTACGGCTACCTTGTGGCTTGCTAAGAAGATGGTGGAAGTGGGGCGGCCTCTAAAAAAGGGTGACCTTGTTATGTCGGGTGCGCTGGGGCCGCTCGCACCCATAGCGGCGGGCGACAGCGTCGAGTTGAAGATCTCAGGGATAGGTAGCGTTCGGGCTCATTTCTGAGCCTCACAAAGCAACCCTCTCATGTTTCATATTCCTTTCGGAGCCCAAATTTATGGCATTAGATGAACTTGCGCGTACCGTCGACGATGCGTCGCGAACCGCGACCGAGATTCCGCAATTGGCAGAGACGCACGCGTTGTCCGTGGATGAAGCATATGCGATCCAGGCGTTGTCGATCCGTCGCAGGCTCGAAAGAGGTGAAAAACTCATTGGTATGAAAATGGGTCTGACCAGTCGGGCTAAGATGGTCCAGATGGGCGTTTCAGATGTCATATGGGGTCGCCTTACAGATGCAATGCGCGTGGAAGACGGGGATAGCATCGAATTTAAAAAATTCGTTCATCCTCGCGTTGAGCCTGAGATTGCGTTTCTGCTGAAGAAGCCTCTGGAGGGAAGGGTAACACTTCTCGAAGCAATGAACGCAGTGGAAGCTGTAGCGCCAGCAATGGAAATTATCGACAGTCGTTATAAAAACTTCAAGTTCAGCCTGCCTGACGTGATTGCTGACAACTCGAGCAGCTCGGCTTTCGTGCTGGGAACGTGGAATAGTCCATCGATCGATACGGGAAATCTTGGCATGGTCATGCAAATTGGTGGAAGACCCATTCAGATCGGTTCGTCCGCCGCGATCCTGGGTCATCCCGGACGGAGTCTTGCTGCAGCGTCGAGGCTCGTTGCAGCCGCTGGTTTGAGGCTCGAAGCAGGTTGGATAATCATGGCTGGAGGCGCAACAGCCGCTGAAAAACTTTTGCCTGGAATGTCGGTGCGCCTTGATGTCGAGAAGCTGGGCCGAACCGCATTCAACGTTGTGTAACTTCCAAATCGAGCGGCCCTATTATGAGCAGAGCCGATTGAGTCTTGTCGACAGTTCGAGTTGGAGTGAGGCAGGGAACGCGTCCCGGTCCAGACATCGGGCTCAGCACACATTATCGAAGGCACAAAATGGCAGTAGATCGTGATGCCGAGACAATGTTTAGTCCGTCGGCTAAACTTGCCGCACGGCTCGTACTGGCGGCTGTAGAACATGGTGCTTCTATCGGTGTCTTTGTCGCCGCTAGCGTCTGCGATACTACGGGCCGTCCGGTCGCTGCGCTCATGCATCCAAAAGCACCGACTGAATGCGCCGCCATTGCAAGAGATAAAGCGGCCGTTTCAGCGGGGTTCCGCACAAGCACAGACAATCTGTTTGAAGAAATTGCCGGCAACGAGGCTCTCAAGATCGGCTTGGCGACGAGGAGGGGGTTTGCATTATTCGGTGGGGGCTCCCCCATTACTCTGGCAGGCGACATCATAGGTGGGCTGGGGGTTTCTGGAGGCTCCGAGGAACAAGACACAGAGTGCTTACAGTTTGCACTCAAAACGACAGAATTCATTGGCAAATCGCCCGTACTTTGACCTCATCTGAGGCTACGACGACGTCGACGTCATAGCAGTACCAGGGCTGTGCCAGCCGCACAGTGAAGGGCCGGCATGCTCAACGCCCGGAAAATTCAATGGGGCTAATGTCGAGCAATGCGAACAGCGCGCTGCACGTTCTGTGCGCATGGAGCATCTGGTCTCTGCCAAACGTCAGCTAATATATCAGACCCGCTGATGAGCCTAAGGCTTCGGTGCAGTGTAGGTTTGGAGCAACACATGAATTCTCTGTTAGCTCGCGCGTTCGGGTGTAAGCGAGGTCTGACGGCCGCCTTGCGCGGCGCCCATTCGGGGGGATGATTGCCGCTCTTTGAGCGGGGTGGCCGATGTCGGATGAGATTGAGGATTCAGGGAGTGGTGCAGCGACTACTCATACGAGCGGTCGTATGAGTAGTCGGATAGAGATCGTTAGCCGTGTGTCAGGTCGGCGGCGGTGGACGGTAGAGCAGAAGCTAGCCGTGCTGCGGGATGCATTCGGCCCGGAGGGCTGCGTGCGCACGGCCTGTGAACGCCATGATGTCGGCAGCGGCTCGATCTACACTTGGCGGCGCCAGGCGATGTCCGGTGAGCTTGCCGGGGTTCGCAAGTTGGCCGAGCCGGCATTTGCCGAGGTCCAGATCAGCGAGCCGCTTGCCTTGCCGGCCCCACAGGTTGCGACGCGCAGCGACAGTGCGATCGGGATTGAGCTGCCGTCGGGCGTCAGGGTGACGGTGGATGCCACGGTGGATGCCGATGCCCTGTCACGGGTGATCGGTATCCTGACACGATGATCCCGTTGCCGCCATCGACGCGGATATTCCTGGCCTGCGGCGCGACGGACATGCGTAAGGGATTCGATGGCCTGGCGGTGATGACGCAGCAGGTTCTGGAGCAAAGCCCGCATTCCGGTGCGCTGTTCGCCTTCCGTAAGCGCCGACGGAACGTGGCCTTGTCGGCATCACCGAAATAGGAAAGCTCGCAGCCTTTAAGGAGGCGGGAGCATGGACAGTGAGCAGTCAAACGAGCCTCGTATGAGCGGTCGCGGGGATGGCGGAGCGCTTGTACAGGTGGAGCGGCGTCGGAACTGGAGCGACGAGGAGAAGCTGGCGATCCTGAAGGAGACGACGGTGCCGGGCGTTGTCATATCGGCCGTAGCGCGGCGGCATGGGATAGGCACGGGTCAGCTGTACACTTGGCGCAAGCAACTGCTCCGCGGAGCGATGGCAGGCTTCGTGCCTGTCGAACTGGCAGCATCATCGCCGTCGGCCAAAGCCCGAGAAGCTGGGCGGATCGAGGTTCGAGGGCGGTGCGGCCTGACGGTGTCGGTGGATGGCGAAGTTGATCGGGCCGCCCTGAAACAGGTGCTCGATGTCTTGCGGGAGCTGGATCATTGAGCCTGGCGCTCCCGCCTTCGACGAAGATCTACCTGTCCCTGCCACCGTGCGACATGCGCAAGGGGTTTGACGGGCTGTCAGCGCAGGTGCGCAATATTCTTCAGCTCGATCCCTTCTCGGGGGCGGTGTTCCTGTTCCGCGGGAAGAGGGGCGACAGGCTGAAGGCCTTGGTCTGGGACGGCTCAGGGCTATGCCTGTATGCGAAGCGTCTTGAGCGCGGAAAGTTTGTTTGGCCACGTGCCCATGAGGGTGCGCTGCGGCTGTCGGCAGCCCAGCTTGCGATGTTGCTCGAAGGCCTGAACTGGAAGCAGGCGATCGTCCACGACGAGGTCATCACGCCGAGCCTCGCATAGTGAAAAAGATCAGGAAAACCGCCATTTTATGTAGGCTTTGCCGTCGGCTTCCGCTATTATCGGCGTCATGCGGTTCGCCCTTGATCGCCTTCCCACAGACCCAGTTCTCCTGCAGAAAATGCTGCTGGAGATGGCCGATGTAATGGAGCAGGAACGGGCCGAACTGACGGCGGCGCAAGCCACGGTCAAAGCCCAGACCTTGCGGATCGAAAAGCTCGAGCATCGTGTCGCGCGGCTGCTGCGCGTCCAGTTCGGCCGCAGCTCCGAGAAAATGGATATCGCCCAGCTGCGGCTGATGCTCGAGGAGGTCGAGGCACCGGAACCCGCCAACGATGAGGTGCCGGCGCCGCCTGTGGCGAAATCGGCTCGCAAACCCGGCGGCCGCGTTCCGCTTCCTGCGCACTTCCCGCGTCAGACATTCGATCATCAGCCCAGCCCGTGCAGTGGCGGTTGTAACGGACCCTCAGTCCAGATCGACGAGGCCGTCACTGAGGTTCTCGATTATGTCCCGGCGCGCTTCCGCGTCATCCGCCATGTCCGGCCCAGGCTGGTGTGCCGGTCCTGCGAGCAAATCCGCCAGGCGCCCGCTGTCGATCTGCCCCTGCCCAAGGTGATGGCGAGCAGCGCCTTGCTGGCTCACCTTATCGTCAATCGCTTTGTCGATCATCAGCCCTGGCACCGGCAGTCGGTGATCTTCCGACGGGTGGGGCTTCATATCGATCGGGATGTGATGAGCCGTTGGGCACGGAAACTGGCATGGCTGCTGGCGCCACTGGGCGAGCGACTGTTCGCCTATATCCGGGAAGCCGCCAAGATCCACGGTGACGACACGCCGGTCACCTTGCTGGGCAATGGCGACGGCAGTCGGACCGGGCACTTCTGGGTATATCTGCGTGATGACCGCTCAAGCGGCGACATGAGCCCGCCCGCGGTAGTCTTCCGCTTCAGCGCCGATCGTGGCGGAGCGCATCCGGCGGAACATCTCGCCGGCTATCAGGGGTATCTCCAGGCAGACGGCTTTGCCGGGTACAACGCACTTTACCGTGACCCCAAGACCAAGGCGCCCAAGGATATCGTCGAAGTGGGATGCTGGAGCCACGCGCGCCGGAAATTTACCGACATCTTGGACAAGAGCCCGTCACCGATCGCGGCGGAGGCGGTTGTGCGGATCGCCGAGCTCTTCGCCATCGAGCGCGACATCAAGGGCGCGCCACCCGATGAGCGACGACGCATCCGCCAGATCAAGGCCGTGCCGAAGCTGGAGGCGCTGCGCGTCTGGCTCGAAACCCAGAACCGAGGCCTGTCGTCTGACAGCAATCTGGCGCGTGCGTGTCGCTATCCGCTTAACCGCTGGCAGGCCATGATCCGTTACTGCGATGATGGTCGGCTCGAAATCAGCAACAATCTGGTGGAAAATGCCCTGCGCGGTGTCGCGCTCGGGCGCCGGAACTGGATGTTCGTCGGCTCCATGAAGGGGGGAGAGGCCGCCGCGCTCTTCTACGCCCTGGCCGGTACATGCCGGCTCAACGGCGTCGAGCCCGAGGCGTGGTTCACTGACGTCATTGAGCGCATCGGCAACCACCCGATCAATCGGATCGATGACTTTTTGCCGTGGAAATGGCAGGCATCAAGGCTGACCAACGATCTGGAGAAGGCTGCGTGAGCAACGGCACTGTCGTGCGGATGAAGATTACGCTGGACGATGTCACGCCGGCCGTCAGCCGAACGCTGGAGGTGCCGCTCAATATCCGGCTCGACCGTCTGCACACCATTATCCAGACCGCCTTCTCCTGGACGGACTCTCACCTGTGGGAAATGAGCTTCGAACAGACCGGCTTTGGCATCCCTGATCCTGAATATGGCTTCGACGGACCGCTCGACGCCCGTAAGGTCACTCTCGCCCAGGTCCTGGCGGATACGAGGCGCAAGACCTTCCGATATCTCTATGACTTTGGCGATGCCTGGGAGCATAGCGTCAAGATCGAGCGCATCAGCCCGGCCAGCCCGCACCTGACATATCCGCTCATCCTCGATGCAGTAGGCATGCGGCCGCCAGAGGACTGTGGCGGTCCATGGGGTTACGCCGAAAAGCTCGAAGCGCTCGGCGACCCACATCATGAATATTACGAAGAGGCGCTGGACACCCTCGGCGACGACCATGATCCTAACGCCAAGCCCGATATCCCCCTGATAGAGGCAAGGCTGGAAGCGCTCGCGAAAAAATGGGCGCCACGGACACGCCGAAAAGCCTGACAGCCCGTGTCAACGACCCCTTCCCTCGGCGCTTACCGCCTTCCGGGGTAAGCGCGGCGATCTGGTGAAGCTGCTCTGGTATGACGGTCAGGGCATGTGCCTGTTCTCCAAGCGGATGGACCGTGGCCGGTTCGTGTGGCCATCGACCAAGACCGGGTCGGTGGTGATGACCGCGGCCCAGCTTTCCATGCTGTTGGAGGGCATAGATTGGCGGCGGCCGGAGCGCACATTCACTCCATCATTGGCAGGATAAAACGCCCAGTTTCCGGTACTTTTGCTGGCCTTCGAGTGTCCGATCTGCTATAGGATCGCGGTGTCGGACGCAGGCCTTTCCACCCCTGACAAAGATGCTCGGATCGCCGAGCTTGAAGCTGCATTGGTGGCCGCCCGTGCCGATATTTTCGCCCGCGACATCCTGATCGACACGCTGCGTGTGCAGATCGCGCGCCTCAAGCGGATGCAGTTCGGCAAGTCGTCCGAGAAGCTCGACACGCAGATCGCACAGCTGGAGCTGGCGCTCGAAGAACTCGAAGGCGAAGCCATTGCCGCCGCTGCGCGTCGGGCCGATCCGGTAGAAGCCGATCGGCCATCGCCTGTTCGGGCGCTCCCGGCACATCTGCCGCGCGAGGAACAGCGGATCGAGCCAGCGCAGGGCAACTGCACCTGCCCCGACTGCGGTGGCGCGCTGCGGCCGCTGGGACAGGACAGCGACGAGATGCTCGATGCCGTGCCCGTGCAATGGCGCGTCGTTCGGACCATTCGCCCCAAGTATAGCTGCCGGTCCTGCGAGAAGATCGTGCAGGCGCCCGCGCCGGTAAAGGCCATTGCCCGCGGCAAGGCCACCTTCGGCACGCTGGCCCATGTCGTTGTCTCCAAGTTCGACCATCATCTGCCGCTCTACCGCCAGGCCGAGATGATGGCGGCGCAAGGCATCGAGATCGACCGCTCGACGCTGGCAGGCTGGGTCGGCCAGGCATCCGCGCTGCTCGATCCGATCGTCAGCCGTATCCGCGAAGTCGGCCTGACGGCGTCCAAGATCCATACCGACGACACGCCGGTCCCCATACTCGATCCGGGTCGTGGCAGGACCGCAACTGGCCGGCTCTGGGCCTATGCCGTTGATGATCGCGGCTCGGGCGCCACCACGCCACCGCTGGTCTGGTACGAGTTCACAACCGATCGCACCGGCACGCATCCCCAGCGGCAACTCGCCAGCTTCACCGGCTATCTCCAGGCCGACGGCTATGCCGGCTATGACAAGCTTTACGATACCAACCGCGTCACCGAGGTTGCATGCTGGGCACATTTTCGCCGCAAGATCTTCGACATCCACGCCACCAAGCCCACGCCGCTCACCACCGACCTGCTCGCGCGTATCGGTCAACTTTATGAGATCGAAGCCGAGGTTCGCGGCCAACAACCCGATATCCGACGACGAAGCAGGGAGGACCGCACCAAGCCATTGATCGACGCGCTACGCCAGGCACTCGACGACGCCCTGCGCCGCCTCTCGCCCAAGTCCGAGATGGCCAAGGCGATCGCCTATGGCCGTAAACGCTGGATCGCGTTGACGCGCTTTCTCGATGATGGACGTCTGGAAATCGATAACAACATAGCCGAGCGCGCCATGCGCTGCGTGGCGCTGGGTCGCAAAAACTGGTTGTTCGCAGGCTCAAAGGCAGGCGGCGATCGGGCCGCTGCCATCTATTCCGTCATCGAGAGCGCCAAACTCAATGGCCTCGAACCACAGGCCTATATCGCCGACGTCATCGCCAGGATCGCTGGCAACTGGCCTGCTGCCCGCTGGGATGAACTCATGCCGTGGAACTGGCGGCCCGATCAGCAACCGATCGCCGCAGCCGCCTGATCTGCGGTCTCCAGCCCACGCTTACGTTCGGGTCAGCGCTCACGTGATTGCTAGATATTTCATCCTGCGGATTCTGGCATCGCGGCTGATGCCTTCTCCAGTTCATCAAATGGCAACGCGCGACGTTCCGGCTTTAATCATCTGACCGAACGCGCTAACGTCGAGGTCGTCAGTCTTCAACGGAATAGCAGAGAATTATGGCGCATTCTCATCGGGTTGCAATCAACGTGTGACGGCACGCCATGTTGGCACAGTCCGTGCATGAGACGAACGCAAGCGCGTTTCACCCTGACAGCAGAACAGGGACCAGGATTGAGGATAGCGATGAGTCAGGCCGTTCGAACTGAACAATTGGAATTTAGCAGCTTCGGCCGAGCACGATTCTGCCTTCGCCCAAATTCATGGAAATCTTTCTGTCAGGCCATTTTCACGCGCTTTGCGATTACCTCTCGTAAGAAGCGGCACGAAGTTCCTTCGTTCACATAATAGGAGTGAGA contains:
- a CDS encoding 2-hydroxymuconic semialdehyde dehydrogenase, with amino-acid sequence MSNKTLRNFINGTFVDHSGQSCFDNRNPIDNSLISRVAEASAADVDSAVAAARAGLLGPWGKMSVDERAGLLHRVADGVIARFDEFLAAECADTGKPYSLARHIDIPRGAANFKIFADLVKNVATESFQMGTPDGAGAINYAIRKPRGVIGVISPWNLPLLLMTWKVGPALACGNTVIVKPSEETPTTANLLAEVMNEAGIPDGVYNVLNGFGPNSAGEFLTRHHGVDAVTFTGETRTGAAIMKAGADRVRPVSFELGGKNPAIVFADCDLEKAIEGTMRSVFANCGQVCLGTERVFVERQIFDIFVERLRAGAEALRPGVPNDPDANMGPLISLEHRDKVLSYYEKAKALGAIVVTGGGVPDMPKALREGAWVEPTIWTGLADDSIIMREEIFGPCCHISPFDDENEVVRRANDTEYGLACSIWTENTSRAHRVAGKMDVGLVWVNSWFLRDLRTPFGGSKMSGIGREGGVHSLEFYTELTNICVKL
- a CDS encoding 2-keto-4-pentenoate hydratase; the encoded protein is MVDSKAIETAAGALRAAYGGAFIAPLRDSVGSNDPAVAYAIQEHNTKHWISEGRRLVGRKIGATSVAVQTMLGLDQPDYGMLFADMAFSDGEEIPVARVQQPKVEGEIAFAIGEDLDSDQLNIADIIGAIDYAVAAIEIVGSRIDKWDIKILDTIADNASAGLYVLGSQPRRLSEFDPILCGMVIERNGEPISTGAGIACLGNPLTATLWLAKKMVEVGRPLKKGDLVMSGALGPLAPIAAGDSVELKISGIGSVRAHF
- a CDS encoding 2-keto-4-pentenoate hydratase, which codes for MALDELARTVDDASRTATEIPQLAETHALSVDEAYAIQALSIRRRLERGEKLIGMKMGLTSRAKMVQMGVSDVIWGRLTDAMRVEDGDSIEFKKFVHPRVEPEIAFLLKKPLEGRVTLLEAMNAVEAVAPAMEIIDSRYKNFKFSLPDVIADNSSSSAFVLGTWNSPSIDTGNLGMVMQIGGRPIQIGSSAAILGHPGRSLAAASRLVAAAGLRLEAGWIIMAGGATAAEKLLPGMSVRLDVEKLGRTAFNVV
- a CDS encoding GlcG/HbpS family heme-binding protein, producing MAVDRDAETMFSPSAKLAARLVLAAVEHGASIGVFVAASVCDTTGRPVAALMHPKAPTECAAIARDKAAVSAGFRTSTDNLFEEIAGNEALKIGLATRRGFALFGGGSPITLAGDIIGGLGVSGGSEEQDTECLQFALKTTEFIGKSPVL
- the tnpA gene encoding IS66-like element accessory protein TnpA — translated: MSSRIEIVSRVSGRRRWTVEQKLAVLRDAFGPEGCVRTACERHDVGSGSIYTWRRQAMSGELAGVRKLAEPAFAEVQISEPLALPAPQVATRSDSAIGIELPSGVRVTVDATVDADALSRVIGILTR
- the tnpA gene encoding IS66-like element accessory protein TnpA, producing MDSEQSNEPRMSGRGDGGALVQVERRRNWSDEEKLAILKETTVPGVVISAVARRHGIGTGQLYTWRKQLLRGAMAGFVPVELAASSPSAKAREAGRIEVRGRCGLTVSVDGEVDRAALKQVLDVLRELDH
- the tnpB gene encoding IS66 family insertion sequence element accessory protein TnpB (TnpB, as the term is used for proteins encoded by IS66 family insertion elements, is considered an accessory protein, since TnpC, encoded by a neighboring gene, is a DDE family transposase.); the encoded protein is MRKGFDGLSAQVRNILQLDPFSGAVFLFRGKRGDRLKALVWDGSGLCLYAKRLERGKFVWPRAHEGALRLSAAQLAMLLEGLNWKQAIVHDEVITPSLA
- the tnpC gene encoding IS66 family transposase, with the translated sequence MRFALDRLPTDPVLLQKMLLEMADVMEQERAELTAAQATVKAQTLRIEKLEHRVARLLRVQFGRSSEKMDIAQLRLMLEEVEAPEPANDEVPAPPVAKSARKPGGRVPLPAHFPRQTFDHQPSPCSGGCNGPSVQIDEAVTEVLDYVPARFRVIRHVRPRLVCRSCEQIRQAPAVDLPLPKVMASSALLAHLIVNRFVDHQPWHRQSVIFRRVGLHIDRDVMSRWARKLAWLLAPLGERLFAYIREAAKIHGDDTPVTLLGNGDGSRTGHFWVYLRDDRSSGDMSPPAVVFRFSADRGGAHPAEHLAGYQGYLQADGFAGYNALYRDPKTKAPKDIVEVGCWSHARRKFTDILDKSPSPIAAEAVVRIAELFAIERDIKGAPPDERRRIRQIKAVPKLEALRVWLETQNRGLSSDSNLARACRYPLNRWQAMIRYCDDGRLEISNNLVENALRGVALGRRNWMFVGSMKGGEAAALFYALAGTCRLNGVEPEAWFTDVIERIGNHPINRIDDFLPWKWQASRLTNDLEKAA
- a CDS encoding plasmid pRiA4b ORF-3 family protein, which translates into the protein MSNGTVVRMKITLDDVTPAVSRTLEVPLNIRLDRLHTIIQTAFSWTDSHLWEMSFEQTGFGIPDPEYGFDGPLDARKVTLAQVLADTRRKTFRYLYDFGDAWEHSVKIERISPASPHLTYPLILDAVGMRPPEDCGGPWGYAEKLEALGDPHHEYYEEALDTLGDDHDPNAKPDIPLIEARLEALAKKWAPRTRRKA
- the tnpC gene encoding IS66 family transposase, producing MSDAGLSTPDKDARIAELEAALVAARADIFARDILIDTLRVQIARLKRMQFGKSSEKLDTQIAQLELALEELEGEAIAAAARRADPVEADRPSPVRALPAHLPREEQRIEPAQGNCTCPDCGGALRPLGQDSDEMLDAVPVQWRVVRTIRPKYSCRSCEKIVQAPAPVKAIARGKATFGTLAHVVVSKFDHHLPLYRQAEMMAAQGIEIDRSTLAGWVGQASALLDPIVSRIREVGLTASKIHTDDTPVPILDPGRGRTATGRLWAYAVDDRGSGATTPPLVWYEFTTDRTGTHPQRQLASFTGYLQADGYAGYDKLYDTNRVTEVACWAHFRRKIFDIHATKPTPLTTDLLARIGQLYEIEAEVRGQQPDIRRRSREDRTKPLIDALRQALDDALRRLSPKSEMAKAIAYGRKRWIALTRFLDDGRLEIDNNIAERAMRCVALGRKNWLFAGSKAGGDRAAAIYSVIESAKLNGLEPQAYIADVIARIAGNWPAARWDELMPWNWRPDQQPIAAAA